ACTTATATTCTGGCTCTTTATATTATTTGGATATATTTTTATTTATGACAGGGTTGTTAAACCTACATTATCTCAATTTGAGAGGGAACTGGCTATTAATGAATTAGAAAGGTTTCTGAAATCTTTCGAAAAAGAATTGGTATACTTAAATCGAACTTGTGCTGATTATTCCTGGTGGGATGATACTTATGAATTTGTTATAAATAAAAATGAAACTTATAAACAAATTAATCTTCTGCCACAAACATACGAAGAAAACAATATAAATATGATTTTAATAATTAATAAGATGGGGGAAGTTGTTTTTGGGGAATGGTATAACCTGGATAAAAAGCAAAAAGATAAATTACCTGTAGAATTTTCTATACCTAAAATTGCTCTGACACATCCTTTGTTAACCTTTGAAAACCCAAAATCCGGAAGATTTGGAATTATTTCGACAAACTATGGAAATGTGGCTGTGGCTTCAAATATAATATTAAAAAGCAATCTGGAGGGAGAACCTCGAGGTGTATTTATTATGGGGAAACTGTTAGATGATAACTTCTGGGAAAATATTAAAAACCAAGTTTTATTAGATGTAAGTGTATATCCATATATAGAAAAAGACAAATTAATTTCTAATGCTTTTGATTATCAAATAAATGAAAAGAAAATTATACAGATACAGGAAAGCAAAGATGACAAACTTTTGTTATGGGATGTAATTAAAGACATATACGGAAATCCATTACTTTTAATTAGGTTAACACATACTCAAAATATCCTTTCTTCAAGCGATACTATACAGTTTCGTGGAATTACAGGCTTTGTCCTTGTAATGGTATTAGGAATTTTTGCACTCTGGATTGCTATCAAAAAACAAATTCTTACTCCGCTGCGGGATTTAACTCAAAACATTAGAAATTCTACCTATCGAGAATCTATTACCTTTCTGCCCAATATAGAAAAAAATGATGAGATTGCTCTACTGATTGTTCATTTTAATCGTATGGCATATAAAATTAATAAATTATTAGAAGAAAAATCGAAATTGGTTGAAGAACTGGCGGAACGAGAACAATATTTGGATTTTATAATTAATTCGGTACCCTGTGTAATTGTAGAAACTGATGGTAATGGCACTATCAAGACAATTAATTCTGCTATCGAAGAAATAACAGGATTAGCACCAAATGATGTA
This sequence is a window from Candidatus Hydrogenedens sp.. Protein-coding genes within it:
- a CDS encoding CHASE4 domain-containing protein, whose translation is MKLTSKIIVILLIFWLFILFGYIFIYDRVVKPTLSQFERELAINELERFLKSFEKELVYLNRTCADYSWWDDTYEFVINKNETYKQINLLPQTYEENNINMILIINKMGEVVFGEWYNLDKKQKDKLPVEFSIPKIALTHPLLTFENPKSGRFGIISTNYGNVAVASNIILKSNLEGEPRGVFIMGKLLDDNFWENIKNQVLLDVSVYPYIEKDKLISNAFDYQINEKKIIQIQESKDDKLLLWDVIKDIYGNPLLLIRLTHTQNILSSSDTIQFRGITGFVLVMVLGIFALWIAIKKQILTPLRDLTQNIRNSTYRESITFLPNIEKNDEIALLIVHFNRMAYKINKLLEEKSKLVEELAEREQYLDFIINSVPCVIVETDGNGTIKTINSAIEEITGLAPNDVKNRNMGDILPSKSIFEFLKKIQENKEGANTFEVEEKIYINNKNKYLHIHFHRNERNGQVFYIGVIWDITVLREIQEKYNEQRQMAILGEASASLAHELRNMITAIQSGFELMRQEKNIKQKEEITGELYVSISRLEDTLKKLLEFAKKYRLNKTKISIKELIEEQFKQCIIQNNQKSSIEFKIIGDTIAEVDTNLFSRAISNILKNSFESISNHGEIRVEIYDKNDYHIIEIKDNGVGIEKENLGKIGTPFFTTKAQGTGLGLTITKKIIESHGGKLEIQSEKGVGTNVLIILPFEKG